A section of the Vicinamibacterales bacterium genome encodes:
- a CDS encoding ABC transporter permease — protein MAPPAPRTTLLWPVVAPLALVVVWAGVAWAQVFPPSLFPHPWDVARGVWFELSSGRLVIDAVASLFRVSAGFMLAVLLGVPAGLLLGHSARARAAFLPLVNFFRSLSPLAWIPFAILWLGIGDAPAIFLIFMAAFFPIVLSTAAAVANIPSVFFRVARDLGIDGPALLTGVTLPAIAPQVITALRVAAGLSWLVVVAAEMIAGRDGLGFAVWDARNGLRIDLLAAAMLAIGVIGAALDRLLMQLTRIPSVRWGYER, from the coding sequence ATGGCTCCGCCCGCGCCACGGACAACGCTGCTGTGGCCTGTCGTCGCGCCGCTCGCGCTCGTCGTCGTGTGGGCCGGCGTGGCGTGGGCGCAGGTCTTTCCCCCGTCCCTCTTTCCGCACCCCTGGGACGTGGCGCGCGGCGTGTGGTTCGAGCTGTCGAGCGGGCGGCTGGTGATCGATGCGGTGGCGTCGCTGTTCCGCGTCTCGGCCGGGTTCATGCTCGCCGTGCTGCTCGGCGTGCCCGCGGGCCTCCTGCTCGGGCACTCGGCGCGCGCGCGTGCCGCGTTTCTCCCGCTGGTCAACTTCTTCAGAAGCCTGTCGCCCCTGGCGTGGATTCCGTTCGCGATTCTCTGGCTCGGTATCGGCGATGCGCCGGCGATCTTCCTGATCTTCATGGCGGCGTTCTTTCCGATCGTGCTGTCGACGGCGGCGGCGGTCGCGAACATTCCCAGCGTCTTCTTCCGCGTCGCGCGCGATCTCGGCATCGACGGGCCGGCGCTGCTCACCGGCGTGACGCTGCCGGCAATCGCGCCACAGGTCATCACGGCCCTGCGCGTCGCCGCCGGCCTGTCGTGGCTCGTGGTGGTCGCGGCTGAGATGATCGCCGGACGCGACGGTCTGGGCTTCGCGGTGTGGGACGCGCGGAACGGCCTGCGCATCGATCTGCTGGCCGCGGCGATGCTGGCGATCGGCGTCATCGGCGCCGCGCTGGACCGCCTGCTCATGCAGTTGACGCGCATTCCGAGCGTTCGATGGGGGTACGAACGATGA
- a CDS encoding ABC transporter ATP-binding protein, translated as MTSGPLLRLEQVTVNFGAVEVLAGIDLEVREGEFVALVGPSGCGKTTLLNVCSGWLSPGSGRVHRPARLRMVFQHDGLFPWLTVEENIRLGLRQVPDRIEQDRRTRALLDLIGLPVFDRTYPHQLSGGMRQRVELARALGGETPLLLMDEPFSSLDYLTRLRMRRELARILREQPRTVVLVTHDIEEAAQLADRVLVLSERPARVRDEVRLAVARPRDPTSLEVVRAVHRILTRLGLESDVDSGQGRRA; from the coding sequence ATGACGTCCGGGCCCCTCCTCCGCCTGGAACAGGTGACGGTGAACTTCGGCGCCGTGGAGGTCCTCGCCGGGATCGATCTCGAGGTACGGGAAGGGGAATTCGTCGCCCTGGTCGGTCCGTCCGGTTGCGGAAAGACCACGCTGTTGAACGTGTGCTCGGGCTGGCTGTCGCCGGGCAGCGGGCGCGTGCACCGGCCCGCCCGCCTCCGCATGGTGTTCCAGCACGACGGCCTGTTCCCGTGGCTGACCGTGGAGGAGAACATCCGGCTCGGACTCCGCCAGGTGCCGGATCGGATCGAGCAGGACCGTCGCACGCGCGCGTTGCTCGACTTGATCGGGCTTCCCGTATTCGACCGGACGTATCCGCATCAGCTGTCGGGCGGCATGCGGCAACGGGTTGAGCTGGCGCGCGCGCTGGGCGGGGAAACGCCGCTGCTGCTGATGGACGAGCCGTTCTCGTCGCTCGACTACCTGACGCGCCTCAGAATGCGCCGTGAGCTGGCGCGGATCCTGCGCGAGCAGCCGCGGACGGTGGTGCTGGTGACGCACGATATCGAAGAGGCCGCCCAGCTCGCGGACCGCGTGCTGGTCCTGTCGGAACGCCCGGCGCGCGTGCGCGACGAAGTCCGGCTTGCCGTGGCGCGGCCGCGGGATCCGACGAGCCTCGAGGTCGTGCGGGCGGTGCATCGGATCCTGACCCGGCTGGGCCTCGAATCGGACGTCGATTCCGGACAAGGGAGAAGAGCATGA
- a CDS encoding ABC transporter substrate-binding protein encodes MGSPFVRWTAGAVVFVAVLAVLRLQPWQRSPITPPPGSGDGARETLTVGFLPVTCHLTCPVTDFASKTSRSTRFDSQRFTDFPTVVETLKGGRIDATFMIAPLAMKLREQGVNVRIAYLGHRDGSTVIVRKDLPARTLKDLAGRTVAIPSKYSNQYLVIRKLMKDEGVDPATIRFVELPPPDMPGALASKAIDAYFVGEPHPARAELDGSGRVLYHAKDIWPNFISCVLVVTDRLVARRPAVVRDLVRGIAESGEWADTHRLDAARLVAPYFRQDESLLRYVLTQPPDRVSYRMLTPGDREMQAIADMALEAGILERRLDVRRLVDRQFIPAQIAPARIDMPAPR; translated from the coding sequence ATGGGTTCACCGTTCGTGCGCTGGACCGCGGGGGCCGTGGTCTTCGTCGCGGTCCTCGCCGTGCTGCGGCTGCAACCGTGGCAGCGCTCCCCGATCACGCCGCCCCCGGGATCCGGCGACGGGGCGCGCGAGACACTGACCGTCGGATTCCTGCCCGTCACCTGTCACCTCACCTGCCCGGTCACCGACTTCGCCTCGAAGACGAGCCGGTCCACGCGTTTTGACTCGCAGCGGTTCACCGACTTTCCGACCGTCGTCGAGACGCTCAAGGGTGGACGGATCGACGCGACGTTCATGATCGCGCCGCTCGCGATGAAACTGCGTGAGCAGGGTGTCAACGTAAGGATCGCCTATCTCGGACACCGCGACGGATCCACCGTCATCGTCCGCAAGGACCTGCCGGCCCGGACGCTGAAAGACCTCGCGGGCCGGACCGTCGCGATCCCCAGCAAGTACAGCAACCAGTACCTGGTGATTCGCAAGCTGATGAAGGACGAAGGGGTCGACCCGGCGACGATCCGGTTCGTGGAACTGCCGCCGCCCGACATGCCGGGCGCACTCGCCAGCAAGGCGATCGACGCGTACTTCGTCGGCGAGCCGCACCCGGCGCGCGCCGAGCTCGACGGCTCGGGACGGGTGCTCTATCACGCCAAGGACATTTGGCCCAACTTCATCTCGTGCGTGCTCGTGGTGACCGATCGCCTCGTCGCCCGGCGGCCGGCCGTCGTCCGCGACCTGGTTCGCGGCATCGCCGAGAGCGGCGAGTGGGCCGACACGCATCGCCTCGACGCGGCGCGCCTGGTCGCGCCGTACTTCCGGCAGGACGAGTCCCTCCTTCGTTACGTGCTGACGCAGCCTCCGGATCGAGTCAGCTATCGGATGCTCACGCCGGGGGACCGGGAAATGCAGGCGATCGCCGACATGGCGCTCGAGGCCGGTATCCTCGAGCGGCGGCTCGACGTCAGGCGCCTGGTCGACCGACAGTTCATCCCGGCCCAGATCGCTCCGGCCCGGATCGACATGCCCGCTCCGCGCTGA
- a CDS encoding 2-hydroxyacyl-CoA dehydratase, with protein MTAVLDDWRERSVDDVIAMAKDVLEDPDFPTVARWREAGGKVLGHFQVYFPEELAHAAGLLPVKVHGAAVEGRDAEARFGSYLCSIVKSSLELALSNRLELDLFVSHPICDVARNLAAIWERSVPYPCRILYLPQNANSTYAASYLRDEYARILELIEETAGRRVGDDDLRASIAVFNDNRRLLRRLYEIRRETPWLLPVDDAYALTAVGGRIPREEHNALLASVLPRIAARVVKPQDRIRVVFEGGFCEQPPIELLRAIGQSCYVVDDDLLIGLRWIVEDVDASGDPLLNLATAYLERSTYSPVQHDLRKPKEKMLLARIRASRADAAIITAAKMCEPGLDEQVAYVHALDDAGIPYFVGEFEEKMTSFDHFQIQLETFVENVLFT; from the coding sequence ATGACCGCCGTACTCGACGACTGGCGCGAGCGTTCGGTGGACGACGTCATCGCGATGGCGAAGGACGTGCTGGAGGATCCGGACTTTCCAACCGTCGCGCGCTGGCGCGAGGCAGGCGGCAAGGTACTCGGCCACTTCCAGGTGTACTTCCCCGAGGAACTCGCCCACGCGGCGGGGCTCCTGCCCGTCAAGGTGCACGGTGCGGCCGTCGAGGGGCGCGACGCGGAGGCGCGGTTCGGTTCCTATCTCTGCTCGATCGTCAAGAGCTCGCTGGAGCTCGCGCTCTCGAACCGGCTCGAGCTGGACCTGTTCGTCAGCCATCCCATCTGCGACGTGGCCCGGAACCTCGCGGCGATCTGGGAGCGCAGCGTCCCGTACCCGTGCCGGATCCTGTACCTGCCGCAGAACGCCAACTCGACTTACGCCGCGAGTTACCTGCGCGACGAGTACGCGCGGATCCTCGAACTGATCGAAGAGACGGCAGGACGCCGGGTAGGGGACGACGACCTCCGTGCCTCCATCGCCGTGTTCAATGACAACCGGCGACTGCTGCGGCGGCTGTACGAGATCCGGCGTGAGACACCGTGGTTGCTGCCCGTCGACGACGCCTATGCGCTGACGGCGGTCGGCGGCAGGATCCCTCGCGAAGAGCACAACGCGCTGCTGGCGAGCGTCCTGCCGCGGATCGCGGCGCGCGTCGTCAAGCCGCAGGACCGGATCCGGGTTGTATTCGAAGGCGGGTTCTGCGAGCAGCCGCCCATCGAGCTGCTGCGCGCGATCGGCCAGTCGTGCTACGTCGTGGACGACGATCTGCTCATCGGCCTCCGCTGGATCGTGGAGGACGTGGACGCGTCCGGGGACCCGCTGCTGAACCTCGCGACCGCATACCTCGAACGGTCCACCTACAGCCCGGTGCAGCACGACCTGCGAAAGCCGAAAGAGAAGATGCTGCTGGCGAGGATACGCGCGTCGCGCGCCGACGCCGCGATCATCACGGCGGCGAAGATGTGCGAGCCGGGCCTCGACGAGCAGGTCGCCTACGTGCACGCCCTCGACGACGCGGGCATCCCGTATTTCGTCGGCGAGTTCGAAGAGAAGATGACGAGTTTCGATCACTTCCAGATTCAGCTCGAGACCTTCGTCGAGAACGTGCTGTTCACTTGA
- a CDS encoding penicillin acylase family protein → MSPPRLALAAFALTCSLAAVAPSAAPPPVAELWRQVEVIRTAHGVPHIRAENLRAAGYALAWVMSEDYGSRTGLRLLGARGELSRFEGRARLDGDVENLQARARAIETYHLLDQETRDIYDGFAAGVNRYVALHPAQFPGGMPADFSGYDVATLHIGDGPPPARVRRFLAAMNVLPTATAAETDAVEEDAARSEDGSNAWALAPSRTKSGKAMLLRNPHLAWTAGYYEAHVTVPGVVDFYGDFRIGGPLIVIGGFNRHLGWATTNSNSGDLTEFYALDRDPDAADRYLLDGASLPLRRESYTVQYKDGETLRAETRELWSTPFGRVVHLAPRTIFLARTAGDGEFRAGEQFLRMMRAASFAQWKDAMTLRALVTQNYTYADRAGNIFNLWNAALPLLPHPPGNDAATAVREMRDMWTRYIPFAALPQVRNPPRGYVHNENDSPHFANVHRRLNLVNAYPNMEPPSLRLRSQHAIQLVGGTRKFSLEDVVRAKHSYRMLLADRVKRDLIAAVRATRPSGDVASAIALLRRWNNTAAPASRGATLFEIWFLRYAQGRPPQEIFAQPWTESDPLRTPRGLADAARAAEAFSWAVEETARRHGRWDVAWGEVHRVRRGPVDVPVGGCSGVMGCFRVLTFARDPDGKLSANSGDGWVLAVEFADVPRAYSVLAYGQSPDPASPWHADQAAMFARGEMKRVAFTRRAVDAGAVARYRPGRTPE, encoded by the coding sequence ATGTCACCCCCGCGGCTCGCGCTGGCGGCCTTTGCGCTGACGTGCAGCCTAGCCGCCGTCGCCCCGTCGGCCGCGCCGCCGCCGGTGGCGGAGCTGTGGCGTCAGGTCGAAGTGATCCGCACCGCGCACGGCGTGCCCCACATCCGCGCCGAGAACCTGCGCGCCGCCGGGTACGCGCTCGCGTGGGTGATGTCGGAGGACTACGGATCGCGCACGGGGCTGCGCCTGCTCGGCGCCCGCGGCGAGCTGTCCCGCTTCGAAGGGCGGGCGCGGCTCGACGGCGACGTCGAGAACCTGCAGGCGCGGGCCCGCGCGATCGAGACCTATCACCTGCTCGATCAGGAGACGCGTGACATCTACGACGGCTTCGCCGCCGGCGTGAACCGCTACGTCGCGCTGCACCCGGCGCAGTTCCCGGGCGGCATGCCCGCCGACTTCTCCGGCTACGACGTCGCCACGCTGCACATCGGCGACGGTCCGCCGCCCGCGCGCGTGCGCAGATTCCTCGCGGCGATGAACGTGCTCCCGACGGCGACGGCCGCCGAAACGGATGCCGTCGAGGAAGATGCGGCGCGCAGCGAAGACGGATCGAACGCGTGGGCGCTCGCGCCGAGCCGGACGAAATCGGGGAAGGCGATGCTGCTGCGCAACCCGCACCTGGCGTGGACCGCCGGCTACTACGAAGCGCACGTGACCGTGCCCGGGGTGGTCGATTTCTACGGCGACTTCCGGATCGGGGGGCCGCTGATCGTGATCGGCGGGTTCAACCGTCATCTCGGCTGGGCGACGACCAACAGCAACAGCGGCGATCTCACCGAGTTCTACGCCCTCGATCGCGATCCCGATGCGGCGGATCGCTATCTGCTCGACGGCGCGTCGCTGCCGCTGCGGCGTGAGTCGTACACGGTTCAGTACAAAGACGGCGAGACGCTGCGGGCCGAGACGCGGGAGCTGTGGTCGACCCCCTTCGGCCGCGTCGTCCATCTCGCGCCGCGGACGATCTTCCTCGCCCGCACCGCCGGGGACGGCGAGTTCCGCGCCGGCGAGCAGTTCCTGCGCATGATGCGCGCCGCGTCGTTCGCGCAGTGGAAGGACGCCATGACCCTGCGGGCGCTGGTGACGCAGAACTACACCTATGCGGACCGTGCCGGCAACATCTTCAATCTATGGAACGCGGCGCTGCCGCTGCTGCCGCATCCGCCGGGGAACGACGCGGCGACGGCGGTGCGCGAGATGCGCGACATGTGGACCCGCTACATTCCGTTCGCCGCGCTGCCGCAGGTGCGCAACCCGCCGCGCGGGTACGTGCACAACGAGAACGATTCGCCGCATTTCGCCAACGTGCACCGGCGGCTGAACCTGGTGAACGCGTATCCGAACATGGAGCCGCCGTCGCTCCGGCTCCGGAGTCAGCACGCGATTCAACTCGTCGGCGGCACCCGCAAGTTCAGCCTCGAGGACGTGGTCCGCGCGAAGCACAGCTACCGCATGCTGCTCGCCGATCGCGTCAAGCGCGATCTGATCGCGGCGGTGCGCGCCACCAGGCCGTCCGGCGACGTCGCGTCCGCGATCGCGCTGCTGCGCCGCTGGAACAACACCGCCGCGCCGGCGAGCCGCGGCGCGACGCTGTTCGAGATCTGGTTCCTGCGCTACGCGCAAGGGCGGCCGCCGCAGGAGATCTTCGCGCAGCCCTGGACGGAGTCCGATCCGCTGCGCACGCCGCGCGGACTGGCGGACGCGGCGCGCGCCGCCGAGGCGTTCAGCTGGGCGGTCGAGGAGACCGCGCGGCGGCACGGCCGGTGGGACGTCGCGTGGGGAGAGGTGCATCGCGTCCGTCGCGGCCCGGTGGACGTGCCGGTCGGCGGCTGCTCAGGCGTGATGGGCTGCTTCCGCGTCCTCACGTTCGCGCGCGATCCCGACGGCAAGCTCTCCGCCAACAGCGGGGACGGCTGGGTCCTCGCCGTGGAGTTCGCCGACGTGCCGCGGGCGTATTCGGTGCTCGCCTACGGCCAGAGCCCGGACCCCGCGTCGCCGTGGCACGCGGATCAGGCGGCGATGTTCGCGCGCGGCGAGATGAAGCGGGTGGCCTTCACCCGTCGCGCCGTGGACGCGGGCGCGGTCGCGCGCTATCGTCCCGGACGGACCCCGGAATGA
- the had gene encoding 6-hydroxycyclohex-1-ene-1-carbonyl-CoA dehydrogenase, giving the protein MSSASYGLFLTGPRTLELRDLPLPPLETGEARVRVAGCGLCHTDIGFYSGAVRTKHDLPLVLGHEIAGVVDDVAGGPKELIGRQVLVPAVMPCGACDVCRAGRPLACQRQLMPGNDMPGGFATHVVVPANRLVPLPDDLGDHSLASLSVIADAVTTPYQAIQRACVNTGDLVVVIGVGGIGTYGVQIARACGAAVAAVDVDGEKLARASALGAGWTFNAAETDGRAIKKTLLAESGVCTARWRILEMSGTAAGQELAWALLVPGGTLGIVGFTMDKVSIRLSNLMALDATAFGNWGCAPQHYPAVADLVLSGQVQVAPFVELHALKDGPALFAEPHRGKRPVLVP; this is encoded by the coding sequence ATGAGTTCGGCCTCGTACGGTCTCTTCCTCACGGGCCCGCGGACGCTCGAACTGCGCGACCTGCCCCTGCCGCCGCTCGAGACCGGGGAAGCCCGCGTGCGCGTCGCCGGCTGCGGCCTCTGTCATACCGACATCGGCTTCTATTCGGGAGCCGTCCGCACCAAGCATGATCTGCCGCTCGTGCTCGGACACGAGATCGCCGGCGTCGTCGACGACGTCGCCGGTGGGCCGAAGGAGCTGATCGGCCGCCAGGTCCTCGTTCCCGCGGTGATGCCGTGCGGCGCGTGCGACGTCTGCCGGGCGGGGCGCCCGCTCGCCTGTCAACGTCAGCTCATGCCGGGCAACGACATGCCCGGCGGGTTCGCGACGCACGTCGTCGTGCCGGCGAACCGGTTGGTGCCGCTGCCCGATGACCTTGGCGATCATTCGCTCGCGTCGTTATCCGTCATCGCGGATGCGGTGACGACTCCGTACCAGGCCATTCAGCGCGCGTGCGTGAACACCGGCGACCTCGTCGTCGTCATCGGCGTCGGCGGGATCGGGACGTACGGCGTGCAGATCGCGCGGGCGTGCGGCGCGGCCGTCGCGGCGGTCGACGTCGACGGCGAGAAGCTGGCGCGCGCCTCGGCGCTCGGCGCCGGCTGGACGTTCAACGCCGCCGAAACGGACGGACGCGCCATCAAGAAAACGCTGCTCGCCGAGAGCGGCGTGTGCACCGCACGGTGGCGCATTCTCGAGATGAGCGGAACCGCGGCCGGCCAGGAGCTCGCCTGGGCGCTGTTGGTTCCCGGCGGCACGCTCGGAATCGTCGGGTTCACGATGGACAAGGTATCGATTCGCCTGTCGAACCTGATGGCGCTCGACGCCACGGCGTTCGGCAACTGGGGCTGCGCGCCGCAGCACTACCCGGCCGTCGCGGACCTCGTGCTGTCCGGACAGGTGCAGGTTGCGCCCTTCGTCGAACTGCACGCACTGAAAGATGGACCGGCGCTCTTCGCCGAGCCGCACCGCGGCAAGCGGCCCGTGCTCGTTCCGTAA
- a CDS encoding methyltransferase domain-containing protein: protein MTITALLNRGLVAALAAMITVAVSAQAPAPAPAQQKPFEPSVGQAGKDVVWVPTADVLVAKMLDMAKLTPQDYLIDLGSGDGRTVIAAAKRGATAMGIEYNPDMVELSKKNAAAAGVAGKATFVKADIFESDYSKATVLTLFLLPQLNLKLRPTILDMKPGTRVVSNSFNMEDWEPDDTARVETECTSWCTAYLWIVPAKVDGTWTSPNGNLTLKQNFQMVTGTLGSNAISNGRLRGTELTFTAGNTKYVGQVNGNTIKGTAGSAAWSATKK, encoded by the coding sequence ATGACTATCACAGCTCTCCTCAATCGTGGACTGGTCGCGGCGCTCGCCGCGATGATCACCGTGGCGGTCTCCGCGCAGGCGCCTGCGCCGGCCCCTGCGCAGCAGAAGCCCTTCGAGCCCTCCGTCGGCCAGGCCGGCAAGGATGTCGTCTGGGTGCCGACCGCGGACGTGCTCGTGGCCAAGATGCTCGACATGGCCAAGCTGACGCCGCAGGACTATCTCATCGATCTCGGATCGGGCGACGGCCGCACCGTCATCGCCGCGGCGAAGCGCGGCGCGACGGCGATGGGCATCGAGTACAACCCCGACATGGTCGAGCTGTCGAAGAAGAACGCCGCCGCCGCCGGCGTCGCCGGCAAGGCGACCTTCGTCAAGGCGGACATCTTCGAGTCCGACTACTCCAAGGCGACGGTGCTGACCCTGTTCCTGCTGCCGCAGCTCAATCTGAAGCTCCGCCCGACGATCCTCGACATGAAGCCCGGCACGCGGGTGGTGTCGAACAGCTTCAACATGGAGGACTGGGAGCCGGACGATACGGCGCGCGTGGAAACCGAATGCACCAGCTGGTGCACCGCGTACCTGTGGATCGTGCCCGCCAAGGTCGACGGGACGTGGACCTCGCCGAACGGCAATCTGACACTGAAGCAGAACTTCCAGATGGTGACCGGGACGCTCGGATCGAACGCGATCAGCAACGGCCGGCTGCGAGGCACGGAACTGACGTTTACCGCCGGGAACACGAAATACGTGGGTCAGGTGAACGGCAACACGATCAAGGGGACCGCAGGGTCCGCCGCCTGGAGCGCCACGAAGAAGTAG
- a CDS encoding enoyl-CoA hydratase-related protein: MSGLRVEPAHGGALLRLILDRPKGNVVTMDVIGELRAALASMAPGTGIKLVTLEAAGPNFSYGASVEEHVAERIAGVLAELNGAVLDLLRTPAPTLAVVRGRCLGGGFELVLACDMVFASEDAVLGVPEVGLGVFPPAAAALLPLRVGASRAARAVLGGESLSAAWWQAAGLVDRVAPSDRLDAEAAGWFAQQLAPKSAAALAHAAEASRAGMLRVLPELLAGLETQYLDRLMRTHDASEGIAAFMERRQPHWKDA; encoded by the coding sequence ATGAGCGGCCTCCGCGTCGAGCCGGCGCACGGCGGCGCTCTGCTTCGTCTGATCCTCGATCGGCCGAAGGGCAATGTCGTCACGATGGACGTGATCGGCGAACTGCGCGCGGCGCTTGCGTCCATGGCGCCCGGCACGGGGATCAAGCTGGTTACGCTGGAGGCGGCCGGACCGAATTTCAGCTACGGCGCCAGCGTCGAAGAGCACGTCGCCGAACGCATCGCGGGCGTGCTGGCCGAGCTGAACGGCGCGGTGCTGGATCTGCTGCGGACGCCGGCGCCAACGCTCGCGGTGGTCCGGGGCCGCTGTCTGGGCGGAGGCTTCGAGCTGGTTCTCGCGTGCGACATGGTGTTTGCCTCCGAGGACGCGGTGCTCGGCGTGCCGGAGGTGGGGCTCGGAGTGTTCCCGCCGGCCGCCGCGGCGCTCCTGCCGCTGCGCGTCGGCGCGTCCCGGGCCGCGCGCGCGGTGCTCGGCGGCGAATCGCTTTCGGCCGCCTGGTGGCAGGCGGCGGGACTCGTCGATCGCGTGGCGCCGTCAGACCGCCTGGACGCGGAAGCGGCCGGGTGGTTCGCGCAGCAACTGGCGCCGAAGTCCGCCGCCGCGCTCGCGCACGCCGCCGAAGCGAGCCGGGCCGGCATGCTTCGCGTGCTTCCTGAGCTTCTCGCCGGTCTCGAGACCCAGTACCTGGATCGCTTGATGCGGACGCACGACGCCTCCGAGGGCATCGCCGCCTTCATGGAGCGCCGGCAGCCGCACTGGAAAGACGCATGA
- a CDS encoding tRNA-dihydrouridine synthase family protein: protein MTASDLGLRETLQGALVMAPMTKGSNLPYRQLCQELGARVTMSEMAVARRLRQKRRSEFALIRRAPAERFFGVQLAGNNPDEMAWAAALAESRGADLIDVNLGCPIDYFTSKGLGAALAREPRRVRRIVEAMKRAVAHAPVTVKIRLGWNDEHRNYLEVARAAVEGGADAVSVHGRTRAARYTSSADWTAIGEIAAALPVPVIGNGDLLFRHEIDAGLATGCTAVMSARGALIKPWLFREATEGDLDPSAEDRVALYRRYVTLAKAHWGADDHGLARVREFLLWHLGFWCRYAPRRADGSYPAMQRRESWTPRSPLEALLARADAAAHAFLADRLIADEAIAPAAAPEPSVPQEIDDDKAEAG, encoded by the coding sequence ATGACGGCCTCGGACCTCGGGCTGCGCGAGACGCTGCAGGGGGCGCTCGTCATGGCGCCGATGACCAAGGGATCCAACCTGCCTTACCGGCAGTTGTGCCAGGAACTCGGCGCGCGCGTCACGATGAGCGAGATGGCGGTCGCGCGCCGGCTGCGGCAGAAGCGCCGCAGCGAGTTCGCGCTGATCCGCCGCGCTCCGGCCGAGCGGTTCTTCGGCGTCCAGCTCGCCGGCAACAATCCCGACGAGATGGCCTGGGCCGCCGCGCTCGCCGAATCCCGCGGCGCGGATCTGATCGACGTGAACCTCGGCTGCCCGATCGACTACTTCACCAGCAAGGGGCTCGGCGCCGCGCTCGCGCGCGAGCCGCGGCGCGTCCGGCGCATCGTCGAGGCGATGAAGCGGGCGGTGGCGCACGCGCCGGTCACGGTGAAGATTCGTCTCGGCTGGAACGACGAGCATCGCAATTATCTCGAGGTCGCGCGCGCGGCCGTCGAGGGCGGCGCCGACGCCGTGTCCGTGCACGGCCGTACGCGCGCCGCGCGCTACACCAGTTCGGCGGACTGGACCGCGATTGGCGAAATCGCCGCGGCGCTGCCGGTGCCGGTCATCGGCAACGGCGACCTCCTGTTCCGGCACGAGATCGATGCCGGGCTCGCCACCGGCTGCACCGCGGTGATGTCGGCGCGCGGCGCGCTGATCAAACCCTGGTTGTTCCGGGAAGCGACGGAAGGCGATCTCGACCCTTCCGCCGAGGATCGCGTCGCTCTCTATCGCCGCTACGTGACGCTCGCGAAGGCGCACTGGGGCGCCGACGATCACGGCCTCGCCCGGGTCCGCGAGTTCCTGCTGTGGCATCTCGGGTTCTGGTGCCGCTATGCGCCGCGCCGCGCGGACGGCAGCTACCCGGCGATGCAGCGGCGCGAGTCGTGGACGCCGCGGTCGCCGCTCGAGGCGCTTCTCGCCCGCGCCGACGCCGCGGCGCACGCGTTCCTCGCCGACCGGCTGATCGCGGACGAGGCGATCGCACCGGCGGCCGCTCCGGAGCCGTCCGTCCCACAGGAGATCGACGACGACAAGGCCGAGGCCGGTTGA
- the oah gene encoding 6-oxocyclohex-1-ene-1-carbonyl-CoA hydratase — protein MLLKSHRLVDRVEYRHILYERHPVRDVDGGPVPDLFNAWISLNNPAELNSYTTDAVAEVILAFREASTDRGVVAVVFTGAGNRAFCTGGNTREYAEYYAGRPQEYRQYMRLFNDMVTGILTCDKPVINRVNGLRIGGGQEIGMACDFSIASDLARFGQAGPRHGSAPDGGSTDFLHLFVGMAHAMESCTLCEHWSAYKAHRLGLLNGVVRVLKSDGRFIPNPGVVTDRWIDDTGALVYGDFKTGEELEAAKQLTLRSEIDLAPLDAAVEALATKLLYTMPDCLTKTIESVRKKKLEHWQRNAETNRAWLALNMMTEARAGFRAFNEGPKDRREVDFIELRRRLAQGATWDDELFNAIHPVHAGAGRAR, from the coding sequence ATGCTGCTGAAATCGCACCGCCTCGTCGATCGGGTCGAGTACCGCCACATCCTTTACGAACGCCACCCGGTGCGTGACGTCGACGGCGGTCCCGTGCCGGATCTGTTCAACGCGTGGATCTCGCTGAACAACCCCGCAGAGCTGAACAGCTACACCACCGACGCCGTCGCGGAGGTGATCCTGGCGTTTCGTGAAGCGTCGACGGACCGCGGCGTCGTGGCGGTGGTGTTCACGGGCGCCGGCAACCGCGCGTTCTGCACCGGCGGAAACACGCGCGAGTACGCCGAGTACTACGCGGGCCGTCCGCAGGAGTACCGCCAGTACATGCGGCTGTTCAACGACATGGTCACCGGCATCCTGACGTGCGACAAACCGGTGATCAACCGCGTCAACGGGCTGAGAATCGGCGGCGGCCAGGAAATCGGCATGGCCTGCGATTTCTCGATCGCGTCGGACCTCGCGCGCTTCGGACAGGCGGGCCCGCGCCACGGCTCGGCACCCGACGGAGGATCCACCGACTTCCTGCACCTGTTCGTGGGGATGGCTCACGCGATGGAGAGCTGCACGCTCTGCGAGCACTGGTCCGCGTACAAGGCTCATCGTCTCGGGCTGCTGAACGGCGTCGTGCGGGTGCTGAAGAGCGACGGCCGGTTCATTCCGAATCCCGGGGTCGTGACCGATCGCTGGATCGACGACACGGGCGCGCTGGTGTACGGCGACTTCAAGACCGGCGAGGAGCTCGAGGCGGCAAAACAACTGACGCTGCGATCGGAAATCGATCTGGCGCCGCTCGACGCGGCCGTCGAGGCGCTCGCGACGAAGCTGCTCTACACGATGCCGGACTGCCTGACGAAGACCATCGAGAGCGTGCGGAAGAAAAAGCTCGAGCACTGGCAGCGGAATGCCGAGACCAACCGCGCCTGGCTCGCGCTCAACATGATGACGGAGGCCAGGGCCGGATTCCGCGCGTTCAACGAGGGACCGAAAGACCGGCGCGAGGTCGATTTCATCGAGCTCCGGCGGCGGCTCGCGCAAGGCGCGACGTGGGATGACGAGCTGTTCAACGCCATTCACCCGGTCCACGCGGGTGCAGGACGAGCGCGATGA